One segment of Rhizobium sp. NXC14 DNA contains the following:
- a CDS encoding K(+)-transporting ATPase subunit F: MTLDYVLSGAVTVFLTVYLTYALLRPERF, encoded by the coding sequence ATGACCCTCGATTATGTCCTGAGCGGCGCCGTAACCGTGTTTCTCACCGTTTACCTCACCTACGCTCTCTTACGCCCAGAACGCTTCTGA